AGCACGTACGACCAGCCACGGCGATCGGTCGGCGCGTCGTCCGCGCCCAGCACGGTCAGCGCGCTGGCCATGCGGTGCCGGAGGTAGCCGGGGTGGGCATCCTCCCCGGCCACGCGCTCGCGATCGAACCGCTTCACCAGGAGAACGGACTCGGAGCCGACGCGCTCCACCCTCGCTTCGGGAACGCGGATGCCGCACCGGGCCGCCAAGCTCAGCATCGCGGCTTCCACCGGGGCGTTGCTCCACCGGTCGCCGCGCTGGGGGAACTTGGCGATCCAGAGCCCGGCGTCATCCTCCACCACGTTCTTTGGGCGGGCGCCTCCGAGCGAGCTCCCCGGGTCGAGCAGGTCGAGGATCTGGGGAGGCACCGGCTCGCCGGGACGGTCCTCCTCGATCAGCGCCGCGGCCCGGCGAAGCTCCGTCAGCTGTACCACGCGGTTGAATTCGCGCACGGGCGCGGGCGGAACAGAGCCTCGCCCGAACGACAGCGCGCCCGCGCGGTCCTGGGGAGATTCGAGCAGGAAGTCGACCTCGTCGAGATCCTGCCGCCCCACGATGCGCTCGATCACGCGCCGTCCCCACGCGTCGGGCGCAGCGTCGCGAAGTGCGCCGAAGACGCCGTTCAGCCGGGTGGTTTCGTACACCGTGGGCGCGATCGGGAGGTGGATCGGGTCCAGCGGCACCGCGTCGATCCGCTCGCGGTAGCTCCGCCCGTAGACGAACCGGCCCATCGGTATCCCGGCGTGCGTCTCCGCCCGCTGGTATCGCCCGCACACCACCGTCTCGAGCGTGCCGGGGAGCTGCACGTAGACGAAGCACTCGCGGCCGGCCGCCATCAGAAGTCGTCGTCCAGGGGCGCCGGCCTCCGGGCGCGCGTGCCCAGCCGCGCGGCCTCGAGCGTGGCTCCCTCCACGTCCCGGTCCGGTGCGGCGATCCGCGCCACGTCGGCGTGGAGGCCGAGCGCCCAGAGAACGGCCACGTAGGCGCCGATGCCGGTGCCCGCGCGCCCATGCTCGATGGCGATCACGGTCGCGCGCGTGATCCCCGCCTTCGCGGCCAGGTCGGCCTGTCGCCACCGGCGCCTGAGCCGCGCGGCGGCGATGTTCTGGCCGAGCTGGTTCAACACTTCGTCAGCCGAGGCCGGCATCGCGTGGGTATAGGTGATCTGCTGCTTTTCGCGAGGCATGGGCGTTTTCTGCTGGTTCGTTGCAGTCGATTATATTGTCCTTATCTAAAGTTTAAGTCAATTATTTTGGACTCATATCCTCATTACAGGCATTTTAGGTAGAAAGAAAAGGGCCTCACGCGGAGACGCGGAGGACACGGAGAGAGCTTCTCCGCGCCTCCGCGTCTCCGCGTGAGGCTCTGTCGTTCAGGGGATGGCGATCAGAAGCGGGTGAGCGTGCCCGCGCCCGTGTCGTAGCCGGCGACGCGCGTCCACGCGTGCGCGGCGCCGGAGGGGCGGACCGCCCAGAAGTCGAAGTCGGCGTACCGGCGGTCGCCCGCGGCGTTCAGCACCGTCCAGCCCGTGGCGCCGTAGAACGACCCGGCCGTGGCCACGAACCTCGCCGCCAGCTCGTCGGTGGACACGGAGCGCGGCGAGGCGAGGTACGCCTGCGCCGCCACCCACACCGCGTCGTACACGGCCAGCGCGAACGCGTCGGGGTCCGCGCCCGTGCGCGCCTTGATGCGCGCGGCCAGCGGCTGCCACTTCGCCTGCGCGGACGGGGCAAGCCCGAACAGCGGGGCGGGGAAGCCCACCTTCTCGGCGAACGCCACGGCGGCGGGGCGCGCGAGCAGGGCGCTGCTCTGGGCGATGCCGTCGGCGCCGTACCAGCGCACCGAGCCGAGCACCGGGTCCGCCGCGGCCAGCGCGAACACGTCGGTGGTCTCGTCGAACCCGGCGTAGTACACGGCCACCTGACTGGCGGGGCGGCCGGCCAGCGCCTGCTGCACCTGCGTGGACAGCGCGGTGAGGGTGGCCGCGAAGCTCGTGGCCGAGGCCGCGTACTCCACCCCCGCCGACGCGCTCCCGCCCCGCGCGGCGAAGCTCGCCGCCGTGGCCGTGTGCAGCCCCTGGTTGCCGGCGTCGCCGCGCCAGAGGGGAATGACGGCGCGGACCCCGTCGTCCCACATCAGCGCCGCCGCGGCCACGCCCTCCAAGCTGTCGGCGGCGGTGAAGCGGAAGATGCGGTCGTTCGCCACGGCCAGCGTGCCCGCTGTGCTCGACTGGCTCACCATCATCACGGGGTTGGCGTCGACGTACGGCTTGAGCGTGGCCAGCTCCGCGCTGGACTGCGGCCCGATCACCACCTGCACGCCGGCCGCACGCAGCGACTGCAGCGCTGCCAGCGCGGTGGCCGGGTCGAGCTTGCTGTCGCGCACGTCCGCGCGGAAGGTGATGCCGCGCCCGGCCGCGTACGCGTTCACGTCGGCCACGGCCAGCTCCATCGCCGCCTGGCTGGCCACGCCGAGCGTGGCCCAGTTGCCGGTGAGGGAAAAGACGCCGCCCAGCACCACTTCGCGGTCGTCCGCGCCGGTGCTGTCGGTGCAGGCGGCGGCCGCCGCAAGAGCCAGGCAGGCGGCGGCGCGCGCAACGGTCCTGCCAATGCGCCGCGGCATCGGCGGCGCTGGAAGATGGATCATCGGTGATTTCTGGAGGAAGGACGAGGCAGGGTGGGGCAGGCCGACGTGCATCCGCTCGGCGCGACGGAAACATCAGCCCTCGGGCGTTTCCTGGCAAGGCGGGGATGGGATCCAGATCTCACGAAGAGCAGCAGAGGCAGCGGAGAACCGATCGGTTCTCTGCTGCCTCTGCTGCTCTGCGTGAGGCCTTGGTTTTCGGGATGGGGATCAGAACCCGATGCGGCGCGTCTCGCGCGAGAGCATCGACATGTCGTCGTCGATGTCCTCGGGGAGGAGCGTGGTCAGCTCCTCGATGGTGACGGCGCCGTCGTGGGCCGCGCGCGCCGCCATCCGCGCGTACGCCTGCTCGAAGAGCGAGCGGGCGAACCGCGCGTTGCCGAAGCCGGGCTTGTCGGCGGCCTTGGCGAACACCCGCGCCGCCGTCTCCTGCGCGCCCTCGCCCAGCTCCAGCCCCACGTCCTTCGCCATCCGCCCGAAGATCTCGGTCAGCTCCTCCGGCGAGTAGTCGGGGAAGTTGACGTACGTCTTGAAGCGGCTGCGCAGGCCGGGGTTGGACTCGATGAAGTCCGTCATCTCCTCCTCGTAGCCGGCCACGATCACCGCGAAGTCCTTGCGGTGGTCCTCCATCGCCTTCACCAGCGTGGAGATGGCCTCGTGGCCGAAGTCCGAGTCGAAGCGCGGCGTCAGCGCGTACGCCTCGTCGATGAACAGCACGCCCGGCCGCGTCTTGCTGATCACCTCCTGCGTCTTGATGGCCGTCTGGCCCACGTAGCCGGCCACCAGGTCCGAGCGGCTGGCCTCGGTGAACTTCGACCCCGGCAGCGCCCCCACCGCCGCGTACAGCCGGGCGATGATGCGCGCGACCGTCGTCTTCCCCGTCCCCGGCGGGCCGGTGAACACCAGGTGGAGGCCGGGCTGCACCGCCTTCAGCCCGGCCTTCTCGCGCTCGGTGTTCGCCTGCACCACCGCGATCACCTTGCGCACCTGGCCCTTTACTGGCCCCAGCCCCACCAGGCTGTCGAGCTCCGCCAGGATGTCGGCCACCGTCTCGGCCGGCGGCGTGGTGGTGGCCGTGGTGGCCGCGGTCTGGCCGGCCGCCTGCTCGGTGGTCTGCGTCTGCGACGCCCCGCCGGCCGCCGCCTCGCCCCCCTCGAACGCCTTCCGCAGCGCGGCCACCCCGTCGTCGTCGGACTTGATGGTGTCGAGCAGCGCGTTGGCCTCGTCGGAGAGCTTCGGCGTGGCCCCGTACGAGCTGCCGGGCGGCTCCAGCGCGCGCTTGGCGGGCGCGAAGAACGCCTGGCAGTCCTCGCGCTCGCGGAAGCGCTTGGCCAG
The sequence above is drawn from the Longimicrobium sp. genome and encodes:
- a CDS encoding AAA family ATPase; the encoded protein is MIRTAIHDAAVSAAKANSHPAVEPRHVLFALAKRFREREDCQAFFAPAKRALEPPGSSYGATPKLSDEANALLDTIKSDDDGVAALRKAFEGGEAAAGGASQTQTTEQAAGQTAATTATTTPPAETVADILAELDSLVGLGPVKGQVRKVIAVVQANTEREKAGLKAVQPGLHLVFTGPPGTGKTTVARIIARLYAAVGALPGSKFTEASRSDLVAGYVGQTAIKTQEVISKTRPGVLFIDEAYALTPRFDSDFGHEAISTLVKAMEDHRKDFAVIVAGYEEEMTDFIESNPGLRSRFKTYVNFPDYSPEELTEIFGRMAKDVGLELGEGAQETAARVFAKAADKPGFGNARFARSLFEQAYARMAARAAHDGAVTIEELTTLLPEDIDDDMSMLSRETRRIGF
- a CDS encoding helix-turn-helix transcriptional regulator, with the translated sequence MPREKQQITYTHAMPASADEVLNQLGQNIAAARLRRRWRQADLAAKAGITRATVIAIEHGRAGTGIGAYVAVLWALGLHADVARIAAPDRDVEGATLEAARLGTRARRPAPLDDDF
- a CDS encoding ABC transporter substrate-binding protein is translated as MPRRIGRTVARAAACLALAAAAACTDSTGADDREVVLGGVFSLTGNWATLGVASQAAMELAVADVNAYAAGRGITFRADVRDSKLDPATALAALQSLRAAGVQVVIGPQSSAELATLKPYVDANPVMMVSQSSTAGTLAVANDRIFRFTAADSLEGVAAAALMWDDGVRAVIPLWRGDAGNQGLHTATAASFAARGGSASAGVEYAASATSFAATLTALSTQVQQALAGRPASQVAVYYAGFDETTDVFALAAADPVLGSVRWYGADGIAQSSALLARPAAVAFAEKVGFPAPLFGLAPSAQAKWQPLAARIKARTGADPDAFALAVYDAVWVAAQAYLASPRSVSTDELAARFVATAGSFYGATGWTVLNAAGDRRYADFDFWAVRPSGAAHAWTRVAGYDTGAGTLTRF
- a CDS encoding type II toxin-antitoxin system HipA family toxin, yielding MAAGRECFVYVQLPGTLETVVCGRYQRAETHAGIPMGRFVYGRSYRERIDAVPLDPIHLPIAPTVYETTRLNGVFGALRDAAPDAWGRRVIERIVGRQDLDEVDFLLESPQDRAGALSFGRGSVPPAPVREFNRVVQLTELRRAAALIEEDRPGEPVPPQILDLLDPGSSLGGARPKNVVEDDAGLWIAKFPQRGDRWSNAPVEAAMLSLAARCGIRVPEARVERVGSESVLLVKRFDRERVAGEDAHPGYLRHRMASALTVLGADDAPTDRRGWSYVLLADELQRWSARPREDRAELFRRMVLNALICNVDDHPRNHAVIAPSREWRLAPVYDLTPNSRQGLEERRLAMECGRLGRLATRENFLSQSMRFGLRQDEANAIVDATAETVTRYWRGDVLRHGGSERDCELIEPAFTYPGFEYRTVR